Part of the Neisseria subflava genome is shown below.
GCGGCAATAGGTATTTTCGTATTTGTCGCCTATATCCCCCAAATTATCGCCAATATGCAAGGGGCAAAGGCGCAGCCGTGGCAACCTCTGTTTGCAGCAGTATCCTGTCTGATTTGGGTTTTGTACGGTTGGAGCAAAGAACCCCGGAAAGACTGGATTCTGATTATACCCAACGCAGTCGGCGTGATATTGGGATTTCTGACTTTTCTGACTTCGCTTTAAACAAGGGGCTAATCTACGTCAGCCCCAAAACTAAACGCCCTCATGATGTAAAGCTTTAAAAAACAGCAAAGGCCGTCTGAAAATTGAAATTTCAGACGGCCTTTTAAACGGTTTGAAAAGGACGTATCGAACACGTCTTTTTTTTCCTATTACAACAGGAACATGGTTGCTAATCCCAAGAAAATCAGGAAGCCGCCGGAGTCGGTAACCGCGGTAATCAGCACCGAGCTGCCCAATGCCGGGTCGCGTCCGGCTTTGTCCATCATGACGGGAATGAGGACGCCGACGGTCGCGGCCAGCAAAAGGTTCAAGGTCATCGCGGCCACCATGACCAAACCGATGCCGATGTTGCCGTAGAGCAGCCATGAAATCACGCCCATTACCGTGCCCCAAATAATGCCGTTGACGAGGGCGACGCCGACTTCTTTTTTCAGCAGGCGGCCTGCCTGCGTACTGGTCATTTGTCCCATTGCCATGGC
Proteins encoded:
- a CDS encoding SemiSWEET family transporter, coding for MISKAKFNTVVGSIGAAIGIFVFVAYIPQIIANMQGAKAQPWQPLFAAVSCLIWVLYGWSKEPRKDWILIIPNAVGVILGFLTFLTSL